The Calditrichota bacterium genome includes a region encoding these proteins:
- a CDS encoding pentapeptide repeat-containing protein translates to MARLTREEILARARQGESLAGLDLREADLSYEDLRGLDLRNADLSDAHLQNANLERANLSGANLTRAFLFGANLSRARLDGAVLVETNLQDTNLEGASAARAEMVACALFGAHLARANLRGANLTDARLKRANLKGANLAGAILRGAHLERADLTGADLSDTDLRGAHLAHANLEGARMEGAKTDGA, encoded by the coding sequence ATGGCACGTTTGACCCGAGAGGAGATCCTGGCGCGCGCCCGACAGGGCGAGTCACTTGCCGGCCTTGATCTCCGAGAAGCGGACTTGTCTTACGAAGACTTGCGGGGCCTGGACCTCCGCAATGCTGACCTCAGCGATGCCCACCTGCAGAATGCCAACCTCGAACGAGCCAACCTCAGCGGTGCCAATCTCACGCGGGCCTTCCTGTTTGGCGCTAACCTCAGCCGGGCTCGCCTGGACGGTGCCGTGCTGGTGGAGACGAACCTACAAGACACGAACTTGGAGGGGGCGTCGGCTGCCAGGGCAGAAATGGTTGCCTGCGCTCTGTTCGGGGCGCACCTTGCCAGGGCGAACCTGCGCGGCGCGAACCTGACCGACGCACGGCTGAAGCGCGCCAACCTCAAGGGGGCGAACTTGGCAGGTGCCATCCTGCGGGGTGCTCACCTGGAGCGCGCGGACTTGACGGGGGCTGACCTGTCCGACACCGACCTGCGCGGTGCACACCTGGCACATGCAAACCTGGAGGGGGCACGCATGGAAGGCGCAAAGACTGATGGCGCTTAA
- a CDS encoding STAS domain-containing protein codes for MELEEKRVGDVLVVGLSGKLMGGKDAERFREMLYRAIGEGIVNVLVDLSQVTWMNSSGLGMLISGLTTMRSAGGDLRLVGLNEGTRRPLVITRLDSVFEVFDSEEQGVRSFA; via the coding sequence ATGGAGCTTGAGGAAAAGCGTGTGGGGGACGTGTTGGTCGTGGGCCTGAGTGGCAAGCTCATGGGAGGCAAAGACGCCGAACGCTTCCGCGAGATGCTCTATCGCGCCATCGGCGAGGGCATCGTGAACGTGCTGGTGGATCTGAGCCAGGTGACCTGGATGAACAGCTCCGGGCTGGGCATGCTCATCAGCGGGCTGACCACCATGCGCAGCGCCGGCGGTGACCTGCGCCTGGTGGGACTCAATGAGGGGACACGCCGCCCGCTGGTGATCACCCGGCTGGACTCCGTCTTCGAGGTGTTCGACAGCGAGGAACAGGGGGTGCGCAGCTTTGCTTAG
- a CDS encoding ABC transporter permease produces the protein MRSKANTAMDLRESIKMSVSAIAANKFRSILTALGIIIGVFAVIGMQTIIQGLNNWWEKELSVLGADTFQIRKYPAVQIGDSWQKYRNRRNITLEEVEELQRRATLVSVVSPVVFRFGATLRHGDKKTNPDIMVFGGDQYRQEADGQFVSEGRFINEMDVQRRRQVCVIGTDLAEQLFPFREAVGEDILIDGHRCTVIGVLEEKGSVFGQSQDAHVIIPISTFGKFYGMNRSVYVDCKAVRPELLNQAIEEVTGIMRAVRRVPPGEPNDFEIMTRDSLMETWRNVTKVVFVAALVICGISLLVGGIGVMNIMLVSVTERTREIGIRKAVGARRRDILGQFLLEAVLICEFGGIIGAVLGVGIGLLIGALTPLPAAVPVWAVLLGLGFISLVGIVFGIYPAARAARLDPIEALRYE, from the coding sequence ATGAGGAGCAAGGCGAACACTGCCATGGATTTGCGCGAAAGCATAAAGATGTCTGTGAGCGCCATCGCCGCGAACAAGTTCCGCTCCATCTTGACCGCGCTGGGCATCATCATCGGTGTGTTCGCGGTCATTGGCATGCAGACCATAATCCAGGGCCTCAACAACTGGTGGGAGAAAGAGCTGTCGGTCCTGGGTGCGGACACCTTCCAGATCCGCAAGTATCCGGCAGTACAGATTGGGGACTCGTGGCAGAAATACCGCAACCGGCGTAACATCACCTTGGAGGAAGTGGAGGAACTGCAGCGGCGCGCCACATTGGTCAGCGTGGTGTCACCGGTGGTCTTTCGCTTTGGCGCGACCCTGCGGCACGGCGACAAGAAGACCAACCCGGACATCATGGTCTTCGGCGGCGACCAATACCGCCAGGAGGCTGACGGGCAGTTCGTGAGCGAAGGCCGCTTCATCAACGAGATGGACGTACAGCGGCGACGGCAGGTGTGCGTCATCGGCACGGACCTCGCCGAGCAGCTCTTCCCGTTCCGCGAAGCGGTGGGCGAGGACATCCTCATCGATGGACATCGCTGTACGGTGATCGGCGTACTGGAGGAGAAGGGGTCTGTCTTTGGCCAGAGCCAGGACGCGCATGTGATTATTCCCATCTCCACCTTCGGCAAGTTTTACGGAATGAATCGCAGTGTGTATGTGGACTGCAAGGCAGTGCGGCCCGAGCTCTTGAATCAGGCCATTGAAGAGGTGACGGGGATTATGCGGGCTGTGCGGCGGGTGCCGCCCGGCGAGCCCAACGACTTTGAAATTATGACCAGGGACTCGTTGATGGAGACCTGGCGCAATGTGACCAAGGTTGTCTTTGTGGCGGCGCTGGTCATTTGTGGCATCTCGCTGCTAGTGGGCGGCATCGGCGTGATGAACATCATGCTGGTGTCGGTCACCGAGCGCACCAGGGAGATCGGTATCCGCAAGGCAGTGGGTGCGCGGCGTCGCGACATTCTGGGGCAGTTCCTGTTGGAGGCGGTGTTGATCTGTGAGTTCGGTGGGATCATCGGCGCTGTGCTCGGCGTGGGCATAGGGTTGCTCATCGGCGCCCTCACGCCCCTGCCGGCTGCGGTGCCGGTGTGGGCGGTCCTGTTGGGGCTGGGGTTCATCTCCTTGGTGGGCATCGTCTTCGGCATCTACCCGGCAGCCAGGGCCGCACGGCTGGATCCGATCGAAGCACTGCGGTACGAGTAG
- a CDS encoding ABC transporter permease — protein sequence MIRFATALWDSARMAVLALWAHKMRAFLTVLGIIIGVTTITGIVSVIQGLNKAVYSQIAGLGADLLYVQKFPWVSGREFYKYRNRKNITTKEADALKRFCTLATVVSPMTGTRRTVKYGSTKLSDVTIYAVEANYKDAANVLPEFGRFITETDVERRHAVCVIGQEVAAKLFDRVDPIGRKITVGDHKFTVVGVLEKQGEVLGRNNDIVVMVPLSIFQKLYGSRRSLTILVKVVDASRLADAEDEIIGILRRVRQVPPDKENDFAINRQDILENLYKNLTRVLYAVAFGIGALSLLVGGIGIMNIMLVSVTERTREIGIRKAVGARRSDVMLQFLVESVVISALGGLIGLGLGFGVGMLLGRLPVLEATIAPSAVLLGLGFSCGVGMFAGLYPAWKASRLDPIVALRYE from the coding sequence ATGATCCGTTTTGCCACAGCATTGTGGGACAGCGCCCGCATGGCAGTGTTGGCCTTGTGGGCACACAAGATGCGCGCCTTCCTCACCGTGCTGGGCATCATTATCGGTGTCACCACCATCACCGGGATTGTGTCGGTCATTCAGGGACTCAACAAGGCCGTCTACTCGCAGATCGCCGGCCTGGGCGCTGACTTGCTCTACGTGCAAAAGTTTCCTTGGGTCTCTGGGCGGGAGTTCTATAAGTATCGCAATCGCAAGAACATCACCACCAAGGAAGCCGATGCCTTGAAGCGCTTCTGCACCTTGGCCACGGTGGTCTCGCCAATGACCGGCACGCGGCGCACAGTCAAGTACGGCAGCACCAAGCTGAGCGACGTCACCATCTACGCCGTGGAGGCCAACTACAAGGACGCGGCCAATGTGTTGCCAGAGTTCGGTCGGTTCATCACCGAAACGGACGTGGAGCGACGACACGCGGTGTGCGTGATCGGCCAGGAGGTGGCCGCCAAGCTCTTTGACCGCGTCGACCCCATCGGGCGCAAGATCACCGTGGGGGACCACAAGTTCACCGTGGTCGGCGTGCTGGAAAAGCAAGGGGAGGTGCTCGGGCGGAACAATGACATCGTGGTCATGGTGCCCCTCTCCATCTTCCAGAAGCTGTACGGCTCGCGGCGCAGCCTGACGATTCTGGTGAAGGTCGTCGACGCCTCCCGGCTTGCCGATGCGGAAGATGAGATCATCGGCATCTTGCGCCGGGTGCGGCAGGTGCCGCCGGACAAGGAGAACGACTTTGCCATCAACCGCCAGGACATTTTGGAAAACCTCTACAAAAATCTGACACGGGTGCTCTACGCCGTCGCCTTTGGCATCGGGGCATTGTCGCTGTTAGTCGGGGGCATTGGCATCATGAACATTATGCTGGTCTCGGTGACGGAACGGACGCGCGAGATCGGCATCCGCAAGGCAGTGGGCGCACGCCGCTCCGATGTGATGCTGCAGTTTCTTGTGGAGTCGGTGGTCATCAGCGCCCTGGGCGGGCTAATCGGCCTCGGGCTCGGCTTTGGGGTGGGCATGCTCTTGGGGCGGCTGCCCGTTTTGGAAGCCACCATTGCCCCGAGTGCCGTGCTCTTGGGGTTGGGGTTTTCATGCGGCGTGGGGATGTTCGCTGGCCTTTATCCGGCCTGGAAGGCCTCGCGGCTTGACCCCATCGTCGCCCTGCGTTACGAATAG
- a CDS encoding ABC transporter ATP-binding protein encodes MIELENVVKIYEVGAERVHALRGVSLRVEENEYLAIMGPSGSGKSTMMNILGCLDTPTSGRYLFKGQNVGTMDDDQLAGIRNREIGFVFQTFNLLPRADALHNVELPLIYNGTPASKRRQLAEEALAKVGLADRMHHRPNELSGGQRQRVAIARALVNRPSIILADEPTGNLDTRTGQEIMDIFEKLHEAGNTIILVTHEEYIAEHTNRIIRLRDGMIERDEAIN; translated from the coding sequence TTGATCGAGCTTGAGAATGTGGTGAAGATTTACGAGGTCGGTGCCGAGCGCGTGCACGCGTTGCGCGGTGTCTCCCTGCGCGTCGAGGAGAACGAATACTTGGCCATCATGGGACCCTCGGGGTCAGGCAAGTCGACCATGATGAACATCCTCGGTTGCCTGGACACCCCCACCTCCGGACGCTACCTCTTCAAAGGGCAGAACGTGGGGACCATGGACGACGACCAACTGGCAGGGATTCGCAATCGCGAGATCGGCTTTGTCTTTCAGACCTTCAACCTCTTGCCCCGCGCCGACGCTCTGCACAATGTGGAACTGCCGCTCATCTACAACGGCACGCCGGCGAGCAAGCGACGGCAACTGGCCGAGGAGGCGCTGGCCAAGGTGGGGCTCGCCGACCGCATGCACCATCGCCCCAACGAACTCTCCGGTGGACAACGGCAGCGGGTGGCCATTGCCCGCGCCTTGGTCAACAGGCCCTCGATCATTCTGGCTGATGAGCCCACGGGCAACCTCGACACGCGCACTGGGCAAGAAATCATGGACATTTTCGAGAAGTTGCACGAGGCAGGGAACACCATCATCTTGGTCACCCACGAAGAGTACATCGCCGAGCACACCAACCGCATCATCCGCCTTCGCGACGGCATGATCGAGCGCGACGAAGCCATCAACTGA
- a CDS encoding efflux RND transporter periplasmic adaptor subunit — protein sequence MAKKKRTVIFLVGLAVVIALAVILGSQSAKKKALEVTVAPVKRGTITQIVSGSGKVQPELKVNIAAHVAGKIVELPVREGQQVRRGQLLVRLEREQYEAAVERARSTLKSARANLTKTRAEYERAKELYAQKLTSLAQLQTVEAALMLAESEVEQAQATLAQAEDNLAKTTITSPIDGTVIKLNKEVGEITLGSQFQADVIMEVADLERMEVVAEIDENDVVDVTEGQSARIQVDAIPDTVLRGRVREVAHTAITRGRGTQEEITNFEVKVSVVDRVPQLRPGMSATVEIETKSKDQALYVPIQCITMRTPEDTTMLAQAGGSKWRRKKGGTRDESMEGFGPPPSEEEKKAQAAPKQIEVVFVVEGGVAKMRPVVTGISSETDIEIVSGVSEGEQVVTGSYRVLSKELKNGAAVKISSGKLPVAKEKK from the coding sequence ATGGCGAAGAAGAAGAGAACAGTCATTTTCCTGGTGGGCCTGGCGGTTGTCATAGCGCTGGCCGTGATACTCGGCAGCCAGTCAGCCAAGAAGAAGGCACTCGAGGTGACGGTGGCGCCGGTCAAGCGGGGGACGATCACCCAGATCGTCTCCGGCTCGGGGAAGGTGCAACCGGAGCTCAAGGTGAACATCGCCGCGCATGTGGCCGGCAAGATCGTGGAGCTGCCGGTGCGCGAGGGCCAACAGGTGCGACGTGGGCAGCTCCTGGTTCGCTTGGAGCGTGAACAGTACGAGGCGGCAGTGGAAAGGGCGCGCTCGACCCTGAAATCGGCACGGGCTAACCTGACCAAGACGCGCGCCGAGTACGAGCGCGCCAAGGAGCTCTACGCGCAGAAGCTGACCTCGTTGGCGCAGCTCCAGACGGTCGAGGCGGCGTTAATGCTTGCCGAAAGCGAGGTCGAACAGGCCCAGGCCACCTTGGCCCAGGCCGAGGACAACCTCGCCAAGACCACGATTACGTCGCCGATCGATGGGACCGTCATCAAGCTGAACAAGGAGGTGGGTGAGATAACCCTGGGCTCCCAGTTCCAGGCAGACGTCATCATGGAGGTTGCCGACCTGGAGCGCATGGAGGTGGTCGCCGAGATCGACGAGAATGATGTGGTGGACGTGACCGAGGGGCAGAGCGCGCGCATCCAGGTGGACGCCATCCCCGACACTGTACTGCGGGGGCGGGTGCGTGAAGTCGCCCACACCGCCATCACCCGGGGGCGTGGCACCCAGGAGGAGATCACCAACTTTGAGGTGAAAGTGTCGGTGGTGGACCGCGTGCCCCAGCTCAGACCAGGCATGTCGGCCACCGTGGAGATCGAAACAAAGTCGAAAGACCAGGCGCTCTACGTCCCCATCCAGTGCATCACCATGCGTACGCCCGAGGATACGACAATGCTGGCCCAAGCGGGCGGTTCGAAATGGCGGCGCAAGAAGGGCGGCACCAGGGACGAGAGCATGGAGGGTTTCGGACCGCCACCGTCTGAGGAGGAAAAGAAGGCGCAGGCCGCCCCCAAGCAGATCGAAGTGGTCTTTGTGGTCGAAGGCGGCGTCGCCAAGATGCGCCCGGTGGTGACCGGTATCAGCAGCGAGACGGACATCGAGATCGTCAGCGGGGTAAGCGAGGGTGAACAGGTGGTCACCGGCAGCTATCGCGTGCTTTCCAAAGAGCTCAAGAATGGCGCTGCCGTGAAGATTAGCTCCGGTAAGCTGCCCGTGGCCAAGGAGAAGAAGTAG
- a CDS encoding TolC family protein encodes MTRVGVVVATLCVLAAAGGLEAQQAGRPFTLEDCVALALEKNAGVRKAEFGVDLAEATVLGTWSGLLPHVNASFASGRFIQGDRIRKMDVPVGYDPQTGQVIYEQREIVQKGVERNSHYARLSVAQNLFDWGRSISLLQQARSRQQAAEQAFIAAQQAVVLDVYTKYFALLKATKLLEVYREALQSAEEQLRRTQSMFELGAAAQGDVYKARVTVGEAKINVISQENEVRAAKGNLNVAMGRDPEAELSVVEVEAAETPFPYTREQVLEVALQNNPELRELRQSLEAARLGVRAAKLAYLPTFSLGLTYSRDNEFFDKVYSKDLNRDYYLSLGMQVDLNLFRGFADKAAVEREAASYRSVQEEHADKLRQLALRVNQAFLYLEAVQEIARINRDNLLAAEEDLRLAEERYRVGSGTLLEINDARVAVTRAKQIVIGAKYDSQVARATLEALMGSLGKVGQGS; translated from the coding sequence ATGACAAGAGTTGGTGTGGTCGTTGCAACTCTGTGCGTGCTTGCGGCAGCTGGGGGGCTTGAGGCGCAACAGGCGGGGCGCCCTTTCACCTTGGAGGATTGTGTCGCCCTGGCCCTCGAAAAGAACGCCGGGGTGCGCAAGGCGGAGTTTGGGGTGGATCTGGCGGAGGCCACCGTGCTGGGCACGTGGTCCGGCCTCCTGCCCCACGTGAACGCCAGTTTCGCCTCGGGGCGGTTCATCCAAGGCGACCGCATTCGCAAGATGGACGTGCCGGTGGGCTATGATCCGCAGACCGGCCAGGTCATCTACGAACAGCGCGAGATTGTGCAAAAGGGCGTGGAACGCAACAGCCATTACGCCAGGCTGTCGGTGGCGCAGAACCTGTTCGACTGGGGGCGGAGCATCAGCCTCCTGCAGCAGGCGCGTTCGCGCCAGCAAGCAGCCGAGCAGGCGTTCATCGCGGCCCAGCAGGCAGTCGTCCTGGATGTGTACACGAAATACTTCGCCCTGCTCAAAGCCACGAAGCTTTTGGAGGTATATCGGGAAGCGCTGCAGTCGGCGGAAGAACAGCTCAGGCGTACGCAGAGCATGTTTGAGCTTGGCGCAGCGGCGCAGGGCGATGTGTACAAGGCCAGGGTGACCGTGGGCGAAGCCAAAATCAACGTCATCTCCCAGGAAAACGAGGTGCGTGCGGCCAAGGGGAACCTGAACGTCGCCATGGGGCGCGATCCGGAGGCGGAACTCTCGGTGGTGGAAGTGGAGGCGGCCGAGACGCCGTTTCCGTACACCCGCGAACAGGTGCTGGAAGTGGCCTTGCAGAACAACCCGGAGCTGCGCGAGCTACGGCAGTCGTTAGAGGCCGCTCGCCTGGGGGTGCGCGCGGCCAAACTGGCCTACTTGCCCACCTTTTCTCTCGGGCTTACGTATTCGCGCGACAACGAGTTCTTCGACAAAGTCTACTCGAAGGACCTGAATCGAGATTACTACCTTTCCTTGGGCATGCAGGTGGACCTGAACCTCTTCCGGGGCTTTGCGGACAAGGCGGCGGTGGAGCGCGAGGCCGCTTCCTACCGCAGCGTGCAGGAAGAGCATGCCGACAAATTGCGACAGTTGGCGCTGCGCGTCAACCAGGCCTTCCTCTACCTTGAGGCGGTGCAGGAGATCGCCCGCATCAATCGCGACAACTTGCTGGCCGCCGAAGAGGACCTGCGCTTGGCAGAGGAGCGCTACCGGGTGGGGTCTGGCACGCTATTGGAGATCAACGACGCGCGCGTGGCGGTCACCCGCGCCAAGCAGATCGTGATCGGCGCCAAATACGATAGCCAAGTTGCTCGGGCCACTCTCGAAGCTCTGATGGGCAGCTTGGGCAAAGTCGGCCAGGGGTCCTGA
- a CDS encoding YIP1 family protein translates to MENPQVSGQGDSLLGTLVNIFVSPREAYEAIDRRPRWVLPLVLVVIATVVAAIFITPMAMEEGMAKQRDKLIEQRGMTPEEADRALEVGAKIGRITGPVMAPVGAVVVIVVVTLALLFLGNIVLGGASNFKKVFAMYTWTSLIGVLATIVKTPLMLSRGTVNVQTSLAAFLDPEQKGTFLYQLLARTDVFSLWELVLVCIGMAVIYRFTVKKAATGVVALYIVYALAAAAITAALT, encoded by the coding sequence ATGGAGAATCCACAAGTGTCTGGGCAGGGGGATTCCCTGTTGGGGACGTTGGTCAACATTTTCGTCAGTCCGCGTGAGGCCTATGAGGCGATCGACCGCCGGCCCCGGTGGGTTCTGCCGCTGGTGCTGGTGGTCATTGCCACCGTGGTTGCCGCCATCTTCATCACGCCGATGGCCATGGAAGAGGGCATGGCCAAGCAGCGGGACAAGCTGATCGAACAGCGGGGCATGACTCCAGAGGAAGCAGACCGGGCTCTGGAAGTGGGGGCCAAGATCGGCCGGATCACCGGCCCGGTGATGGCACCAGTGGGTGCGGTGGTCGTCATAGTGGTCGTCACATTGGCCCTCCTTTTCTTAGGAAACATCGTCCTGGGTGGCGCGAGCAACTTCAAGAAGGTGTTTGCCATGTACACCTGGACCTCGCTGATCGGTGTCCTGGCCACCATTGTCAAGACGCCGCTCATGCTCTCCCGGGGCACAGTGAACGTGCAGACCAGCCTGGCCGCGTTCCTTGACCCCGAGCAGAAGGGCACCTTTCTTTACCAGCTCCTGGCGCGCACCGATGTCTTCTCGCTGTGGGAGCTGGTGCTGGTGTGCATTGGCATGGCGGTCATTTACCGCTTCACCGTGAAGAAGGCAGCCACCGGCGTGGTGGCGCTCTACATCGTCTACGCGCTGGCTGCGGCGGCGATCACCGCGGCGCTCACTTAG
- a CDS encoding HD domain-containing protein — protein sequence MDSADIDFVVVGDGPEFARLVKKRLQGTGFVVYDKFCTASFLLDGRKLEFVSARAESYEPHSRKPSVRKATLADDLARRDFTINAMALSLNSASWMELVDPFGGRQDMEHRLVRTPLDPEVTFQDDPLRIMRAIRFATQLDFRLEKRTKAAIAAMRERLAIVSQERISEELRKILLASRPSIGFKLMDETRVLEVVLPEISALKGVEQIGRHHHKDVFLHTLKVLDNVAAVSQSFPLRFAALFHDVAKPQTKAFVPRVGWTFHGHDEIGARMIKGICRRLRLPNDVEKYAEKLIRLHLRPIHLADEGVTDSAIRRLIVQAGEHLEDLFILCRADITSGNPARVSQHLANFDHLVQRIHEVEEKDRMRAFQSPVRGDEIMAVCGIGPGPMVGRLKKMIEEAILDGQIPNEHDAAYHYLLSIKDEVLASGEPTKKRMP from the coding sequence ATGGACAGCGCCGATATCGACTTTGTCGTGGTGGGCGACGGCCCGGAGTTCGCGCGCCTGGTCAAGAAGAGGCTGCAGGGCACGGGCTTTGTAGTGTACGACAAGTTCTGTACCGCCTCCTTCCTGCTGGACGGCCGCAAGTTGGAGTTTGTCTCGGCCAGAGCCGAAAGCTACGAGCCCCACTCGCGCAAGCCCTCGGTGCGCAAGGCCACCCTTGCCGATGACTTGGCCAGGCGGGACTTTACCATCAACGCCATGGCCCTGTCTTTAAATAGCGCCTCCTGGATGGAGCTGGTGGATCCCTTCGGCGGCAGGCAAGACATGGAGCACCGCCTGGTGCGCACCCCGCTGGACCCCGAGGTGACTTTTCAGGACGACCCGCTGCGCATCATGCGGGCCATACGCTTCGCCACCCAGCTTGATTTTCGCCTGGAAAAACGCACCAAGGCCGCGATTGCCGCCATGCGCGAGCGGCTCGCCATCGTCTCCCAGGAGCGCATCAGCGAGGAGCTGCGCAAGATCCTCTTGGCGAGCCGTCCGTCCATCGGCTTCAAACTGATGGATGAGACCAGGGTGCTGGAAGTGGTGCTGCCCGAGATCAGCGCGCTCAAGGGAGTGGAGCAGATCGGCCGCCATCATCACAAGGATGTCTTCCTCCACACGCTGAAGGTCCTGGACAATGTGGCGGCAGTCAGCCAGAGTTTTCCGCTGCGCTTTGCGGCGCTTTTCCACGACGTGGCCAAGCCGCAGACCAAGGCCTTTGTGCCGCGCGTGGGGTGGACTTTTCACGGGCATGACGAGATCGGTGCTCGCATGATTAAGGGCATCTGTCGGCGGCTGCGCCTGCCCAACGACGTGGAGAAGTACGCGGAGAAACTCATTCGCCTGCACCTGCGCCCCATTCACCTGGCGGACGAAGGAGTCACCGATTCGGCCATACGCCGGCTCATCGTTCAGGCAGGCGAGCACCTGGAGGACCTCTTCATCCTCTGCCGGGCGGACATCACCTCGGGCAACCCGGCGCGGGTGAGCCAGCACTTGGCCAACTTCGACCATCTGGTGCAGCGCATCCATGAGGTCGAAGAGAAAGACCGCATGCGCGCCTTCCAGTCGCCGGTGCGCGGCGACGAAATCATGGCTGTGTGCGGCATTGGACCGGGCCCCATGGTCGGGCGCCTGAAAAAGATGATTGAGGAGGCGATCCTGGACGGCCAGATCCCCAACGAGCACGATGCGGCCTACCACTATCTGCTTTCCATCAAAGACGAGGTGCTGGCCAGCGGCGAACCCACGAAAAAGCGCATGCCTTGA
- a CDS encoding T9SS type A sorting domain-containing protein, producing the protein MKGLLSFALALLAIAVLTGPAAAQGPLTAIVYGQVLNPDLSKPDSADIKYRAYLTNDPLDTLVGRSQKEGMWSLALALFAGGSFPWKVGDTLAMRFENVGNGPFKGAVTYLRYVTTNEDLQYAGQSALPVELVEFVAAVEQTELATRVRLTWKTASESNNYGFEVQRSPDRSNFQTLAFIPGAGTTAARQVYEYVDQEVKAGTYYYRLKQVDRDGSIQLTEPQCVEVAAPRAYALRQNYPNPFNPSTEIVYQLKERGRVSLVVYNVLGEQVATLVDEMQEAGIHRVTFNASGLPTGVFFYRLRVNGFDQMRKMAVVK; encoded by the coding sequence ATGAAAGGCCTGCTGAGCTTTGCGCTGGCGCTCTTGGCAATAGCGGTGCTCACCGGCCCAGCTGCAGCACAAGGGCCGCTGACCGCCATCGTCTACGGGCAGGTCCTCAATCCTGACCTGAGCAAGCCCGATTCGGCGGACATCAAATACCGGGCTTATCTGACCAATGACCCGCTCGACACGCTGGTGGGTCGCTCACAGAAGGAAGGGATGTGGAGCTTGGCACTGGCCCTTTTCGCCGGCGGCTCGTTCCCCTGGAAAGTGGGCGACACCTTAGCCATGCGCTTCGAGAACGTGGGCAATGGGCCCTTCAAGGGTGCGGTGACCTACTTGCGCTACGTGACCACCAACGAGGACCTGCAGTACGCGGGCCAGTCCGCGTTGCCCGTGGAACTGGTGGAGTTCGTTGCCGCAGTGGAACAGACCGAGCTTGCCACACGGGTGCGCCTCACCTGGAAGACGGCTTCCGAGAGCAACAACTATGGCTTCGAAGTGCAGCGTTCACCGGACAGGAGCAACTTCCAGACGCTGGCGTTCATCCCCGGCGCCGGCACCACCGCTGCACGGCAAGTCTACGAGTACGTCGACCAGGAGGTAAAGGCTGGCACCTATTACTACCGTTTGAAGCAGGTTGACCGTGACGGCTCCATCCAGCTCACCGAGCCGCAATGCGTCGAGGTAGCGGCACCGCGGGCCTACGCGTTGCGGCAGAACTACCCGAACCCGTTCAACCCGTCGACCGAGATCGTGTACCAGCTCAAAGAGCGTGGGCGAGTCTCGCTGGTGGTGTACAACGTCCTGGGCGAGCAGGTGGCTACCTTAGTTGACGAAATGCAGGAGGCCGGCATCCACCGTGTGACCTTCAACGCTTCCGGCCTCCCCACCGGCGTGTTCTTCTACCGGCTGCGGGTGAACGGTTTCGACCAGATGCGGAAGATGGCAGTGGTGAAGTAG